The window gggcgAGCGAtggagtggctttggtgggcacctggtgccCAGCCAGGCTCAACCCACCACACAGGGGGACTGCTGAACCTTTCGGATAACTCCTGAGCTGTTGCAGTTTGGGGGTGAAAATTTCCCAAGAGGAATTAGATTTTTCTAACCAGCTCCTGACGTTAGCAGGAGTCTGTTGAACTCCCTTGTGCTGGTCCCACGGCTCGTGCACTCGCCTGATTTTGAGCACAGCAGCACTTTGGCTGGACTCGCGACTTTCTGAACACGCGCTTTGCACTCTCGGGCTTTGCAGGCCGAGGAatccctgggcagggaggtggcTGCTGAAACCCAAGTGATGGCCAGTGGAAGAAAAGCTAGCAGGAGCTGCTCTTTAGCTGTATTATTAAACGGTAAAGACCTGAAATATGCATTTCCCTTTGGGGAAGATGCCATTTATGATAACCAAAATATGAGTTCACATTTTATCAAAACAGGGGAAGCAAGTATCTAACCTTCAACACCCCCCACTCTGGTGACTAAATTAATGGTTTTCTGCAGAACAGATATGTTGGTGCACAAGATCCTCCACCACGCTTTTCCCCTTCTACAAAGGTGAATCttaggggggtggggggaagcattattttttgcatttttttttttaccctctttGGGTGAAATCCTGGCTCGGCGGCAGCGCTGCCATTGGTGAGTCACGCGGATGAGTGTCACATCTGCTCCGTGAAGGCGGTGGCTGAGGCAGTGTGATTTTCTGTGACGTGCAGCCCTACACAGCCAGGCGGTGACCATGACCTGGCCAAGGACAGCCAGCAATGATGGGGTGAGCCACCCATGGCAATGGGGTGGTGCTCCAGGGGAGGTGACACCTGGGACATCGTGGGCTGGGTGGCAGGTAACGGGAAATGGCAGAAACAGCCCCAGGGGGACAATTTTGGGCAATGTTTTAAATCACGATGATTCAGGCATCATCTCAAGGTTGGGGACACTCTCCAAGGCTCTCTTGAAGACCCGAAGCCCCTCAGAGCTGGGAAAGGAGCTGCTCATCTGCTCCTTCCTAAAGCTGCTGAGAGCCTTGTGCACTGTAAGCTGCTCGGGAAGAGATCCTGGAAAAGAGCCTGAAGTTCTGCTCCCTTGGCTTTGGACATCTCCTGTGCTGGGCTGAATAAAAGTTGCATTTCAGTGAGCTGAGCCATGCTTAGCCTGTCACTCCCTGAAAGACAGTACtctgtgtttgattttcagtattattcAAGTGGTTATGGTTAGAAACGTGACCGAGAAGAGGGCACACAATGTACCACACCTACCAGCCGATAACTCATTGCAGAGTTTTTTCTGAGTAATTTGATGAGTTTactgagaaaaacaatttttttttactcttttcagCAGCATTGCAGATCTGGGGTTGGGCAAGCGGCAGGGCTGGTGAGCCTGCAAGGTAACCGGCCCCTGGTTTCTGTCGATAATGAACCGTGCTaattaagagagagaaaagcagccaGATTTtcagaggctgggagagggcgCTGGCAGCCATGGACCATGTTTCCATCACGAAGAGAAAAGCGTGTCAGTGCAGAAGCTAATGGAAAGAGTGACGGTGGGGCGGGTGACACCCATCTGGGTGCTGGTGTGGATCCCTGGGTTTCAAGACGATTCTGCCAGATTAGCACTTGTTCAAACGAGATTTGCAATGGCCCTTGATTGGAGCGCCAGGCGATTGCTTGACAATGAAACCTCTGATTTTTAAGGCACTGAGAACTACTCAGAGCTGTGGCATAGCACCACTGCTACAGTCACCCTTCCCATAGTGCCCAGCTATGATTGGCATAGGGCTGCCGGACAATTTACACCACTGCAAGTATCTAAGAAATTACTCTAGTGCATGAAAACCAAGTGGAAACCTTTTCTTCTGCCTGTGGAAACAGAATTTTACTCTTTTGGCAAGGCTTTTGGTGAGCTACACTATTGTCAGAGACATGTAAAATCCTACAAGCATTTTTATCCCAGGTGGCCGAGTTggtttttgtgggtgttttccTGAAGGATGTCAGGAAGAATTCCTGAATTCAGATACTGTTGATAGACTTTGTTATTAAGTCTCCcttcttcttttattaaaattactGGATGCATTTCTATCATTCACATTATCTAGGTCTGGGGATCTGCATACAAACCATTATCAGCTTCATATCTGAAATGTTGGTGTACCTAAAGCTGCTATGAAATATGAGTAATGATAAAGAATGGCAAACCAAAAATGGTCTGTAAAATATTAGATCTTTGAGCATGAAACTACATTGAAATGCACTATTGAAACTGGTATCTTATGACTCTGAAACACTTTACTGGAAACCTAGTGTTAACGAGTGCCTGCGGTCAGTCCTTGACAGCATGGCTCCTGCAGATCTGAAgagtttgattattttttttttttagggatttttttaggGTAAACCAAAAGCTTTTGGATACTTGAAGTGAATAACTGTGGAGCTGGGTCCGCAGTGGGTCATGCTGAGCAGGACTGCAGTAACCCACGGTAAGCGGCATGCACGGGGCACGGCTCGCCGGCGACAgcgctggagcagggctgggagctgctgctgagtttCCCGACATAACCAGCCGTTGGTGAGTACGTGTCTCATCTCCTGCCGTGCTCCCGGGCTCTCTGCTTCGTTAGTCGTCTCAACAAGCCGTTtgtctgcagcagcctggcGCTTTCTGCTGTTACGGAGATGTTTGCATTACCATAGCAGTGATGCGATGTGGATGTGGCCATCTGCACGGCAGGGTGAGGCCGAGCGTTGGTCCTGCCAGCGGTTGGAGTTTGCATAAATAACAAGCTAATGAGACACAGGGCTCACCTTTTAATTCCCTAGCGTGATGGCAGCTGGCTAACAACCCTCTATGCTGCCTTTGCTTGTTATTTGGGTTGTAACTACTCTTAGCATTCCCTGTCACAACGTGCCTACCATAAAATCCCGAGGGAGGAGCCCTCCCGTTAGCTGGGAGTTGCCTGGCAGGGCTCCCGGGGAGAGGACCACTCTCCCGCTCTCAGCACGCTCCCCAGTACGCAAAAGGCTTAATTATTCTGAGAGCGCCTGGGGGAGTCAGTTCCCATTTTACTACCTGAGCTCATCTGCATCATCATGCTGCCGCGTTTCAGAAATCcctatttctccttttcctcttccttcccagagCACATGACAAATGGTTTGCTCTTTCATTGAGGATGTTTTCGTGTTGCTGTAGCTGGCAGGTAGATGAGAGCCTCCCTTAGGCAGGCTGCCTGCCGAAAGCCAAGCCTGGGCGATTTGCTTCCGCCAGGACTCGGTCCGATGCACACCGAGACCCCTGCTGGTGCCATCCCAGCCGCTCTGAGAAACGAGGATTTCGGACCTCCCCCAGGTCCAGCACTTAGGGAGATCCATCGCCATCATTGCAcacattgtttttaatttttaactatCCGGACAGTCTCCCGCCCCGACGTGGTTATCCCTCTCCTTGCCCTTGCAGTGAGGGTCATGCTATTGCTGCTGCCTTGCAAACGGTTGGTGATGAGACGGTGAGGCCAAGGGACACCCGCCCAGGACCATGCAGAGGTCCGTAATGGAGCAAGGCCCTGGTTCCCGATGATATGACATTTCACTCCTGATCCATATTACTCCAGCATCTTTCCTCCAACAGCCTGACTGGCAATTTTTAATCCATGACAGTTTCTTGCCTGCTGGCATTTGGCTGACCTGTCTTGAGTGTCAGTTCAGttaccaaaaggaaaaaaagaagaaatcttttcttctcatctccAATTTACATAATTAAGTAAGAACCCATTGCCTCTTCCCTCGTTTCCTCACTGAGGCTGGGTGTGCACCGCGCTGCCTGGGAACGCTGCTGGTGCCACTTCCTCTGCTCCAAGCGAAACTTTTGCTGCACTTAGAGGCAGCAGCTAGGAActggggaaggaaggcagaGACTCTCGGCCATGGGCTACTGAGGATCCCTCCAACACCTCAGCAAGGGGAAATGAAACCTGCTGTGGATTCGGACCTGCCTTTTGGCTGCTTTACAGCGCAAAGGCACGGGGACGACCGAGGCACGTTTGGGGCAGTTTAAGCAATACTGTGTGCAATACTATGACTAGCCTGGGCATAAAATCTATTTGCCTAGTCTTCCCCCAATGACGGAGATATGCTGAAGCTTGAACTTGGTTATCGATAAATTACTCACCCAGCAAAACTTTATATAACAGCCCTGGCCCACAGGATATACCTGCACTGCCACAGGGACCTGCTCAGGCTACTGCTCTCACCCAGAGCATCGTGGTGGCTCCGGAGGTTGGCTGTGGGGTTAGAGGGGCATCTTTGCCACCTCCATGCCCTCTAAGTCCATCTGACCTTCCCTACTGGGAAGTccaagaagtaatttttaactattcatttttgtttgtagACTGAACTTAGCTAACTTCAGAGGGGTTACAGAACTAACTAAACTAGCCTCGGAGCCGGAAGCACGGTGAACCAGCCTGCGTTTTGCACCAGTAGTGCCACATTCACATGATGGCAGATCCCAGCTGACAAAGCCTGATTCCCTGGGGACAGTCTGGATCTGAAACATCGGTATGAGAATATGCCTGGTCTGCTCGAGGACCTTGGCAGCATCAGTTTTTCTCAGCAGCTAAGGCTTGCAGCAGGGTAGTTATAGACTTTGCAGTCAAAGTCTTTGCTTGCGGGTAAAACTTCCCTGCTGCCACTGGGCTGGTGGACTTTTAAAGGTTTGAGTGAAATTTCTGTCCTTCTGCAGGGTGGCAGCTTTGGACTGTGCGCTACAATCACCTAAGTCACCGGTGCTCCTGAAAATCTAGTGACTTCTCCTGGCCCCGAGGTGGGAGCTGCGTCATCCCAAAGCCCAGCCCTCTCGTACCCGGGCATCTCCGTTCTCCAGATACCAGGGGCGATGGAGATAAGTGGCCGCCGGCTTGAGGAGCAAGGCTGAGAGCGGGGTCCCCCGCAGCCGGCGGGTGAAGGCCCCGTGTGCCAGGACAGTGATGGAGAAAGGTCTTGCCAACTTTCTGAGTCACGCTACTTTTACTAGCGCGCCATGTCCTACTGCCAGAAACCCTCCCACCCTGAGGGGTTTGGACCACTGGCATCTGGGGGGGTGATGCCGCTTCAATTCCCACGCCCCGGAGCCTCTGCGGGAGCCGGGAATGGCCCCTTTCCAGGAGGGGCTCGGCAGTGCGGCTCCATGCCAGGGGGAGCCCCCGAGCTTGGCATTTTGGAGATGTAACCCCCACGATGGTCCCTCCTTTTGGTCGCGTCCTTCTTCCCGAAAGAAAAATGATACGGCAATGCCAGGATTTCCCGCCTCCGTAGGTTAGGGAAACACCTGTGGGTGAGAGAGCTGGTCCCTTTCACTAGCTCATTAATTCAGTAAATTACAAAGGGAAATACATgctgggaaaagcaggaaaaatccCAAAAGTTAACCCAAGAGTTATTTCCTCCCGAAACCTGGATAAAAACAGGTTCTTCGGAGCTCTTCAGGTCAGATACCAGCAAGACAGGTGAACCCACATCAAAGAACAAGGTAAGATACTGATTTTATCCTTTCACTCCTGTGTATTTCCTTGTATTCCTATAATGTGTCTCTGAAAGGATATTATTCATTAACAACCTTGATTTTCAGGGCTAATAAAACTTGTGTTTGAAGTATGCTATTTCTGAGgaaaagtgtttgcttttgtgaCCAGACTTTGGGGTCTGCTCCTTTCAGTCGCAGTtacctcctgctgcttctgagtcagtaaacttttaaaaatttaatttatctgtatttatttttctgctgatttttttgcagaagagctttgtttatttacatgcaatcttaatttttctttttttttaaattttcttcttattttggaatattctgttaaatatttgcctttgttttctcttgcacATGGGGAATAAAGAAGAAACGGGTAAGAGAAActagtgtgttttttttaatacatgtatACAGATACAAGTACTGTATAAAACACATATATTTTCATAAGCATTATAATTGTGCTAtttaggaaaggcagagaggcaATATTTGTCTTCCTTGCCCAGGTCTCCCAGGCAGCCAGCCGTGTTTGCATCCTGCCGCAGCATGAAGGGATCCCGCttgctcctctgcctcttctccaTGTCGTGCTGGCTGAATTTGAAGCCGACAGCTGGGAACAAAATCTTCCACTTTGGATCCTGCAGGGTTTCCATGAGCGTGACTGAGATTAGGTCTGGTTTCACCGCAATTAAAGCCAACATTGTAAGTATTGCTGCGGGCTcttgcagagctggggaagctCTTTAGCTGGCTGCTCCTGAAGCCCCTCTGGGGCCAGCACGTATGTCACCATCTCTGTCTTCTCCCGTGCAGCAAGCCAGAGACCCCATCAAGACCCTGAGCATCTTGTCTTACCCTCACTCTCTGCACAAGGTTAAGGTAGGTGTCCTTACCGTGTCTCCAGTTTTTCTTGGAACAATTTTGATGAGCTACCATCCTAACACCAGTCATGAGGTGTACTAGCTCAGGGAGGCTGGGGAAGTTATTCAACACCATGACTTCTTCTAAGTTCCTGCGAAACAGACACTGGCAGACAGCGCAGGTCAGGGAGGATAAAGTGATGCGGATTACGTATGTGAAAAGAGGTGGGTGTCCCGCTGCCGGTTCCTGCACCGGGCTTTCACCCTGACTGTCTTTCCAGAAATGGTgggcagagattttttttttttcttcttgttgtaTGCGATGCTCCAGTTACAGGAGCTTCAGCTGCGGCTCCCCCACCTCTGTCAGCGGAGGCTTTGAGGTGAGGCAGGATTTGGGTGGAAATCTACTGAAGAACCCAATAGTGGGTGATAGTGATCTTGGGAGGTGAAAAGTATTACAAATAAGTATTTTGCAATTGTCTTGCACTCTAAAGCACTAGACGTGGGCCACTGCTTCAGGTCTCAGCCTCTAATACCCAGCTACAAAAtcagctatttattttgttgACTCAGTGAGACTTGCTGAGGATGGATCTCCTCAAAAGTCagtctaaaataattttctatataTATTATCAATTTACATTAGGCATCACTGAAAAAGCTTTATACGAGTcaaaaaaatcctgctgtgcTCAGCTGCCACGCTTGGTGTTAGGGATGGTTTATTCTAGAAGGGGGCAGAAAGGTTGGGACTACAGGTTTGTAGCACTTTGCAAGACCTTCGAAAACCAAAATGTATTCCTTAAGTCTTCAGACAGATGCTGCATCACCCATCAACTCTTCGACTTCTACGTGGACAAAGTCTTCAAACACTGCAAGACCGAGGACTCGTATGTCAACCGAAAAATCAGCAGCATAGCCAACTCCTTCCTCAGTGTGAAGAGGAAACTCGGGCAGTGCGTAAGTCTTGGGTTTTGCCACTGTTTAGTTTTATCTGTTAGTATTTGGTATATAAATAAACCTAAGCATTTTATAAAGTTACAAAatctttatttataaaaattattttaagaagaaTACAAAGAAGCTTGATGTGAAGAATGCGTGTGTCCactgagaaatatttatattggcCACTCATCAGCCAATTCCCACGTTAGTTCTCCAGAACGATTATTCAGCCTGTCCCTCTGGCTTTGAAAGTAAACTCTGTCCTCAGCTGAAGTCTGATTTAAGGACCTGCAGCTTTTTCCAGAGTTTAACAAGGCCTCTATAAAGCCTATAGAGGCCTATAGGTCCTCTATATAGTCAGTCCTCTATATAGTCTGTCTATGAAGTAATTTCCAGTATAATTAGAAACTGatctcttatttttaaaaactaaccCCTCAAACTAAcgaattctgttttatttttctagcatGAGCAAAATAAGTGCACGTGTGGACAGGAATCCACTGAGAAATTTAAGCAAATACTTGCGAACTACGAAGGGGTGAGTTGATGACTAAGGCTGGTAATTAACGCAGATGTTCATATTACCCTTACATTGGAGTGAACTCTCTATTTTCCTTACAACTTGTTCCTTTGTATCATTTCAGCTGAATGTCACATCTGCAGCCATTAAATCCCTGGGTGAGCTGGACATCCTCCTGGACTGGATGGAGAAATCTCATTAGCGAGCGGAAGGCGTCAACGGCGCGCCAGCGGCCGGGGCTGACGAAGCCTTCGCACACGCCAGCAGTGAACGGGCAAATAATGTACTGTATCAGTGCAGTTTCTCACTGTTTGCAGCTGTGTCCAGCCAGACACTGGGTGATTTGCTAGCCAGGTACACAGCGAATGCGTCAGCAGAGTTTGCATTAAGATGGAATTACGGAGTTTGATCAAACCAGCGTAGCATTTGCTCAGCTGACTTCGATCAAAGGATGTCCTCCAAGGGAAAATCTAAGAGGGTTTCCCTTGCTAGCAGACATAAGCTGTGATCATTTAATAAAAGTATTGCTTAAATTATAAAATTGTTGTATAGGGAATGTTTATTCATGAGTGCTGAGTGCCTGCTGGAACTACTCTGGTGTAGTtgatgctgcagagcagtgctCATAAATTCGGGCTCAGACTTATGTGACTGCTGCCGCTGATTGCTCTGGCTAAAATGAGGTGCACGGGGTGAGAAATGCTTCCAAGAATAGGTCCTCGCAGGTATGTCAGGCCTCAGAAatctgtgtttccttttaagATGATATTTTCTGCCTTAtcagtaaaagaaaactttctatGCAAGATATGTGGTTGCTGAATAGAAAAAGATTCTTGTATGTATTGTGTAATTTACTGACACTCAGTAGTAAGTTTTGTGGAAATCTATTGCAATTACTGTAAATAAACCCCACTTGAAACTGTGCTGAGTCTGTCAAAATTCTCTGGAATTATATGTTTCTTGTTGGGGAAACTTTCTGAATTCACCGTGGTGCCCTTTCATAGCAGATATTGTCACTCCTGGTAATGCTAACATCCTGGGGTGATGCATTGTTCCTGGCATACCAGAGAGACCAAAGCTTAGACCCGAATGATGCTAAGTCACCCTAGCTTGTCCACGAGACCATTTTTATTGTGCATAATGTACAGCTCTGGCCTGATTTCACCCCTTTTGGGCTCTTTAGCGCACACATTGCTGGTACCCGCTGGTTCTGCATGCTCTACATCCCTTTACACTGTTTTCCCACAAGGAGTTAATACACATATTGCTGCAGTACCTGACAATGGCAGAGGACTGATGTGCTCGTAAATGAACCAAGACCATCCTGACCATCTCTCCAAGTAGCCAGGAGGTGTTATATATTCCTGGTGTCAGGGCCCAGGTAAAAGCTGCTTATTGGCACAAGCTGCTTGGAGAGCAGTTGGATGTTTATGTCCCTGGTAACACTCTAGCCCTAATATTTCAACTGATAAAGTCTTACTGTTGCATTCATTAGGCATGAGGCTTGAGTAAGACTGGAACGTAGATCTCTGACGTGGTGCATTTTGCTCTAGGGATCAGCTAAGCTGAGCAAGGTTACCGAAACTCCTGCCAGCTGGGGTGCCATGAGCACAACCAGGGTGCTGCACGCTCTGAGCAGCCTTTATTGCTCTTAGGGTCGAGTCATTGCTTCTAGGTCTGAATCCTTCAGGCTTGTACAAGCCTCTTCTCAGCACCTCTGCTCCCATGGGAGAGTCCAACAGTCTCCAGCTCTCCCTTTCCTGCCTATAGGCACGGCCAAGCTTCAGCAGCTGGGGTGGATGGAGCTGGCTGTTCCCAGCTGGGGCAATTTCTAATGATGGTGCAGAGGTGACACAGGGAAGGCTTTAGCTGCGGAAGAGGCTCTTTAACAGGACCCTGCTCTTTAAcagccccctgctctgggtgtgcctgctcaagcaggggcggttggacaagatgatcaccagaggtcccttccaaccccctaccattctgtgattctgtgattttattattctggaATAAGGTCTTCATGTCCTCAAGGAGAACTTGCTTTGGTTTCATCCCCATCACAGGAGGACCCTGGTCAAGATCGCCGGTAGCACATCGGCATCACCGGAGCCTTGCGCGTCAGTCCGGTGGGTGCTGCACCTTTCATCGGGCGCCAGCAGAACGAagagctgcagaggaggaggatgctccTCGTCCCTTCCCAAAATGGCCCGGTTGCTGGCCCGGCTCGGTGAGCTCACCAGCATTTGCCTATAGCGCATATGCACGTGCTTCATGCTGAGCGGGATTTGGTGATTcacttttaaaggaaagatCTTGATTGTTCACTATCCTTCCTCAAATATTTGCTTATGCCAAAGGAAATCCTCTCAGGGTTTCGATTCTTTTGTTTTCCCGTGTGTTTTTTGCTCTGTGACTTTCATTCATCCTGGTGCCGGGGCATGAATGGGTGGACACATCCCTCCATGCTCTGTCAGTGTTCACGAAAGACCATCTTCAACACCATCGCCCTTGAAATCAACCATTTAAGAATGATAGGTGTCTTGCACACGCTGTGattctctgttaaaaaaaaaacattaggAATAAAGCGGTGGTGCAACGAGCTACCCCAGCTCGTCACTGACCAAAGGGAATCGGCACGTTTGGCAAACAGGCTGCTGAAGGAGATGGGGCTGCTTGGCGAGGTCCCTGTGGACCTTTCCACTGATTGTGGTGGGCTCTGGATCACAGCTTGAGTGAGAAGTGTGGGGTTTATTCCACATCCTCCGCTTACACTGtcacaattattattatttatcagATTTCAATGATTTGGTATCCGGTGCGGGGGGGTTGCATGCTTCAATCCACCCATGTTTTATTGCTTTCACGCCAAACTAAATTCACGCTTTCCCATCCACTGCAAAGCACTGCAGCATCGCGGGGACGTGCCCCTTTGGCAATGAGGTGCCAGATGGAAGTGCCAGCGGCGGGAAGGAGCAGGAGCCAcgggcaggcagctgccggggctgaggggtgcaggcagagccGGCTGGCAGGGTGCTCAGCCCACCCATGTTTCTCACCCTCTGCGCCTCTGCCGGGAGTTCGGCTCATTCTCACCGCTCCCAGCGCAgcgcaggaggagcagagctgagaaGAGGATGCCGGCGGGCAGGTTGAAGAGGAAGTGGATTTGCGAAGGGAGAGCAAAAGGGGTTTTCTCCTCTCAGAAATTTCCAAACCTTCGCATTCTCCTGCAGCTTTATGACTGCTCAGCCCCAGGGACACTTTCCAAGCGCACGCCTTTCCTATTGCACcagaataattaattaaattccAGCAACTCCAGGCAGGCGCAGACCTGTCCGGGCCCCTCCTCACCTTTTCTGATATCCAAGCCCCTTCCCACCATGCTGCTGAGGGGATGCAGCGCGGGAGATGAGGCATGTGAGCTATAACCTGACATTTGAGGTCCAAGCCTTGACCTCATCGGCAAGGTGATGACTATTGCAACGTGGATGTGAGCGCAGCCCTGAAAACGCaagtgcagggctgggaggggaaacGCAAATACCACTGGAGCTGCTGCCCTCCTACTCACAGTGAGCAAAGCTCGTCTCGGCGCTTAGCGCAGGGAGGTCGGTGATTCAGGAATAATTCGGTTTTCATCCTTGATGAAAACCCTGTGTCTGTAGGCAAAAGCAAACAACCGTTGCCTGACACCTTGCTGAGCTACcattactgttttcattttaaagtgtaGCTAATATCTCACTATAACAACAATATACTTGTGGTGTTACTGCAAGACCATCGGCTCAGGCTGTAGCCGGGGTGATGCTCCTcattctttatattttatggCTTGGTATTAGAGCTGCACGTTACCAGTACAGGCCCAGGAATTTCAATTTATCTGTGCAGTTTCTGCCCCATCTCTCCTGACCAGCTCTGGCCCTGCCAGACACTTCTGCAGCCCCTCTCTTAGGCAGGCACCAGCCCGTCCCTTTCCTGGTGTTCAAGGAAAATTGCTTCTCTGTTTCGTCACAACTTCTTCATCATTGCTGCTTCCTACATTGCTTTATCCAGAGGGTGTTCAGCTTTCCGTACCCAC of the Phalacrocorax carbo chromosome 23, bPhaCar2.1, whole genome shotgun sequence genome contains:
- the LOC104041823 gene encoding interleukin-20, which translates into the protein MKGSRLLLCLFSMSCWLNLKPTAGNKIFHFGSCRVSMSVTEIRSGFTAIKANIQARDPIKTLSILSYPHSLHKVKSSDRCCITHQLFDFYVDKVFKHCKTEDSYVNRKISSIANSFLSVKRKLGQCHEQNKCTCGQESTEKFKQILANYEGLNVTSAAIKSLGELDILLDWMEKSH